Proteins from a single region of Callithrix jacchus isolate 240 chromosome 12, calJac240_pri, whole genome shotgun sequence:
- the TXNDC11 gene encoding thioredoxin domain-containing protein 11 isoform X6, whose product MLESLALEPPAQLPDPPLITASPCCNTVVLPQWHSFSRTHNVCELCVNQTAVGVKPSSVSMPQCSFFEMAAALDSFYLKEQTFYHVASDSIECSNFLTSYSPFSYYTACCRTISRGVAGFIDSELEAPTIAFSSFEKKCEVDAPSSIPHIEENRYLFPEVDMTSTNFTGLSCRTNKTLNIYLLDSNLFWLYAERLGAPSSTQVKEFATIVDMKEESHYILDPKQALMKLTLESFIQNFSVLYSPLKRHLIGSDSAQFPSQHLITEVTTDTFWEVVLQKQDVLLLYYAPWCGFCPSLNHVFIQLARNLPMDTFTVARIDVSQNDLPWEFMVDRLPTVLFFPCNRKDLSVKYPEDVPITLPNLLRFILHHSDHSSSPQNVANSPTKECLQSEAVLQQGHISHLEREIQKLRAEISSLQRAQGQVESQLSSARRDEHRLRQQQRALEEQHSLLHTHSEQLQALYKQKTRELEELARKLQELADASENLLTENTWLKILVATMERKLEGRDKTESLAAQREVRSEQPEPSGAPRLPGSPPPANASATLASERSSENRTD is encoded by the exons ATGTTGGAGTCCCTAGCCCTGGAACCGCCAGCTCAGCTGCCAGACCCACCGCTGATCACAGCATCCCCCTGCTGCAACACTGTGGTGCTGCCCCAATGGCATTCCTTCTCCAGGACCCACAACGTCTGTGAACTCTGTGTCAACCAGACCGCTGTGGGTGTGAAGCCGAGCTCGGTCAGCATGCCACAGTGCAGCTTTTTTGAAATGGCAGCAGCTTTGGATTCTTTCTACCTCAAGGAGCAGACCTTTTATCATGTGGCATCAGACAGCATAGAATGCAGCAATTTTTTAACCTCCTATAGCCCCTTCAGCTACTACACTGCATGTTGCAGGACCATAAGCAGGGGTGTGGCAGGCTTCATTGATTCTGAACTTGAAGCCCCTACCAttgcattttcttcctttgagaagaAATGTGAGGTTGATGCCCCAAGCTCCATTCCTCACATTGAGGAGAACAGGTATCTCTTTCCAGAAGTAGACATGACTAGCACAAACTTCACAGGCCTGAGCTGCAGAACCAACAAGACTCTCAACATCTACCTTTTGGATTCAAATTTGTTTTGGTTATATGCGGAGAGACTGGGTGCTCCAAGCTCCACTCAGGTGAAAGAATTTGCCACAATTGTTGACATGAAAGAAGAGTCTCACTACATTTTGGATCCAAAGCAAGCATTGATGAAGCTCACCCTAG agtCTTTTATTCAAAACTTCAGCGTTCTGTACAGTCCCTTGAAAAGGCATCTCATTGGAAGTGATTCTGCCCAGTTCCCGTCTCAGCATTTAATCACTGAAGTGACAACTGATACCTTTTGGGAAGTAGTCCTTCAAAAACAG GACGTTCTCCTTCTCTATTATGCTCCATGGTGCGGCTTCTGTCCATCTCTCAATCACGTCTTCATCCAGCTAGCTCGTAACCTGCCCATGGACACATTCACTGTAGCAAG GATTGATGTGTCTCAGAATGACCTTCCTTGGGAATTTATGGTTGATCGTCTTCCTACTGTCTTGTTTTTTCCCTGCAACAG aAAGGACCTAAGTGTGAAATACCCCGAAGATGTCCCCATCACCCTTCCGAACCTGCTGAGGTTCATTTTGCATCACTCAGACCATTCTTCCAGCCCCCAGAATGTGGCTAACTCTCCTACCAAGGAGTGTCTTCAGAGCGAGGCAGTCTTACAGCAGGGGCACATCTCCCACTTGGAGAGAGAGATCCAGAAACTGAGAGCAGAAATAAGCAGCCTCCAGCGAGCACAAGGGCAGGTGGAGTCCCAGCTCTCCAGCGCCCGCAGAGATGAGCACCGGCTGCGGCAGCAGCAGCGGGCCCTGGAGGAGCAGCATAGCCTGCTCCACACACACAGCGAGCAGCTGCAAGCCCTCTACAAGCAGAAGACACGAGAGTTGGAAGAGCTGGCCCGCAAGCTGCAGGAGCTGGCCGATGCCTCAGAAAACCTCCTCACTGAGAACACGTGGCTCAAGATCCTGGTGGCCACCATGGAGAGGAAACTGGAGGGCAGGGACAAAACTGAAAGCCTGGCAGCCCAGAGAGAGGTCCGCTCTGAGCAGCCTGAGCCCTCAGGTGCCCCCCGGCTACCTGGCTCCCCTCCACCTGCTAACGCTAGTGCCACACTGGCGTCTGAAAGGAGTAGCGAGAATAGGACAGATTAA
- the SNN gene encoding stannin, translating to MSIMDHSPTTGVVTVIVILIAIAALGALILGCWCYLRLQRISQSEDEESIVGDGETKEPFLLVQYSAKGPCVERKAKLMTPNGPEVHG from the coding sequence ATGTCTATTATGGACCACAGCCCCACCACGGGCGTGGTCACAGTCATCGTCATCCTCATTGCCATCGCAGCCCTGGGGGCCTTGATCCTGGGCTGCTGGTGCTACCTGCGGCTGCAGCGCATCAGCCAGTCGGAGGATGAGGAGAGCATCGTGGGGGATGGGGAAACCAAGGAGCCCTTCCTGCTGGTGCAGTACTCGGCCAAAGGACCGTGCGTGGAGAGAAAGGCCAAGCTGATGACTCCCAACGGCCCGGAAGTCCATGGCTGA